A single Metarhizium brunneum chromosome 5, complete sequence DNA region contains:
- the SDH2 gene encoding Succinate dehydrogenase [ubiquinone] iron-sulfur subunit, which translates to MAALRSTSSRILGSSIRTAMRPGAVFTRSMASVSEAPHEKAPNMKTFQIYRWNPDTPTEKPRMQSYTIDLNKTGPMILDALVRIKNELDPTLTFRRSCREGICGSCAMNINGQNTLACLCRIPAESSSDVKLYPLPHTYVVKDLVPDLTYFYKQYKSIKPYLQRDTPAPDGKEYRQSKEDRKKLDGLYECILCACCSTSCPSYWWNSEEYLGPAILLQSYRWLADSRDERSAERRANLENNMSLYRCHTILNCTRACPKGLNPGKAIAEIKKQMAFA; encoded by the exons ATGGCTGCTCTCCGCTCTACTTCTTCCCGAATCCTTGGCTCGTCCATCAGGACAGCCATGCGCCCTGGCGCTGTCTTCACACGCTCAATGGCATCTGTCAGCGAGGCCCCTCATGAGAAGGCTCCGAACATGAAGACATTCCAGATCTACCGATGGAATCCCGACACCCCTACCGAAAAGCCTCGAATGCAGTCCTATACCATTGACTTGAACAAGACTGGACCCATGATCCTGGACGCCCTCGTCCGTATCAAGAACGAGCTCGACCCTACTTTGACCTTCCGAAGAAGTTGCCGTGAGGGGATCTGCGGTAGCTGTGCCATGAACATTAACGGCCAGAACACCTTGGCCTGCTTGT GCCGAATTCCCGCCGAGAGCTCTAGCGACGTCAAGCTGTATCCACTGCCTCACACCTacgtcgtcaaggacctCGTCCCCGATTTGACCTACTTCTACAAGCAGTACAAGTCTATCAAGCCTTATCTGCAGCGCGACACTCCTGCTCCTGAC GGCAAGGAATACCGCCAGAGCAAGGAGGACCGAAAGAAGCTGGACGGTCTGTACGAATGCATTCTCTGTGCCTGCTGCTCAACATCCTGCCCTTCATACTGGTGGAACTCAGAGGAATATCTCGGACCTGCTATTCTGCTCCAATCTTACCGATGGCTGGCCGACTCCCGCGACGAGCGCAGTGCCGAGCGTCGTGCCAACCTGGAGAACAACATGAGCCTGTACCGCTGCCACACCATCCTCAACTGCACCCGTG